From the genome of Papaver somniferum cultivar HN1 chromosome 2, ASM357369v1, whole genome shotgun sequence, one region includes:
- the LOC113352742 gene encoding probable amidase At4g34880, which produces MNISSYLLFLLLAFTFNFSAGLIQSSHGFSINEATIKDIQQAFEDKTLTSRKLVEFYIQQIEALNPLLKAVIEVNPDVLDQADQADKERSKGGSFSGMHGIPILIKDNIATKDKLNTSCGSYALVGSVVPRDAGVVAKLRKSGALIMGKASMTEWGAIRAPKLPNGWCAVSGQGRNPYYLSGNPCGSSSGSAIAVTGNLIIVSLGTETDGSILCPCSHNSVCGIKPTLGLCSRSGMIPIAPSLDTVGPIGKTVTDAVYVLDEIVGYDEFDSEATNRSKDFIPKDGYKQFLKKDGLAGKRIGVVRTPFYNFPTGSPLHKLFADHIETMKKAGAVIVDKLNIPNIKTVLNPALTGESQVERFEFKAALNAYLEGLISSPVRSLAEVIAFNTKHPSLEKTPTYGQDMLIAAERTGGKIGAAEIKVLEKMKKIDKDGFVTLMEKNNLDAVVTPASQFSTVLAIGGHPGISVPAGYHPNGMPIGITFGGLRGSEPKLIEISYAFEQLTLARKPPFYQMLTKSQYTSTNEEGIASSSSDSLIEMITSPN; this is translated from the exons ATGAATATCTCTTCGTATCTACTGTTTTTACTACTAGCGTTCACATTCAACTTCTCTGCTGGCCTCATCCAAAGCagtcatggtttctccataaaTGAAGCCACTATCAAAGATATCCAACAAGCTTTCGAGGATAAAACCTTAACATCTCGTAAACTAGTTGAGTTTTACATCCAACAGATTGAAGCCCTCAATCCACTTCTCAAAGCTGTAATCGAGGTTAACCCCGATGTATTGGATCAAGCTGACCAAGCTGATAAAGAAAGGAGTAAAGGAGGGTCTTTCAGTGGGATGCATGGGATCCCAATCCTAATCAAAGATAACATTGCAactaaagacaaacttaacactTCATGTGGATCTTATGCTCTCGTAGGGTCTGTCGTGCCGCGTGATGCAGGGGTCGTGGCTAAGTTGAGAAAATCCGGTGCTTTAATCATGGGGAAGGCCAGTATGACCGAGTGGGGAGCTATCCGTGCTCCAAAACTTCCCAACGGATGGTGTGCAGTTAGCGGGCAGGGCAGG AATCCTTACTATCTGAGTGGGAATCCTTGTGGTTCAAGTAGTGGTTCAGCTATAGCTGTGACTGGGAATCTGATAATAGTTTCTTTGGGAACGGAAACAGATGGTTCTATCCTCTGCCCCTGCAGTCATAACTCAGTTTGTGGAATCAAACCTACTCTTGGACTCTGTAGTCGTTCCGGTATGATCCCGATTGCGCCATCACTTGACACAGTGGG ACCTATTGGTAAAACTGTAACAGATGCTGTATACGTACTAGATGAAATTGTGGGGTACGATGAGTTTGATAGTGAAGCCACAAACAGATCGAAAGACTTCATACCTAAAGATGGTTACAAGCAATTTTTAAAAAAGGACGGTCTTGCTGGTAAAAGAATTGGGGTTGTCAGGACTCCCTTCTACAATTTCCCCACCGGTTCGCCGCTTCACAAACTCTTCGCAGACCACATCGAGACAATGAA GAAAGCTGGTGCGGTTATAGTGGACAAGCTGAACATTCCGAATATCAAGACTGTTCTCAATCCAGCTCTAACTGGTGAATCCCAAGTAGAGAGGTTTGAGTTCAAGGCTGCTCTCAATGCTTACCTAGAAGGACTAATTTCTTCTCCAGTGAGGTCATTGGCTGAAGTGATTGCCTTTAATACTAAACACCCTTCTTTG GAAAAAACACCTACATATGGTCAAGACATGTTGATAGCGGCTGAAAGGACTGGTGGGAAAATTGGGGCAGCAGAGATAAAAgtgttggagaagatgaagaaaattgatAAAGATGGGTTTGTGACATTGATGGAAAAGAATAATTTGGATGCAGTCGTGACTCCAGCGAGTCAGTTCTCAACAGTACTTGCTATTGGTGGACACCCAGGAATTAGCGTTCCCGCAGGATATCATCCAAATGGAATGCCTATTGGAATAACCTTTGGTGGACTAAGGGGTTCAGAGCCAAAGCTCATTGAGATTTCTTATGCTTTCGAACAGTTGACACTTGCTAGGAAACCTCCTTTCTATCAAATGTTGACGAAGTCCCAATATACAAGTACCAACGAGGAGGGCATTGCTAGCAGCAGCAGTGACTCCCTAATCGAAATGATTACATCACCTAATTGA